The DNA segment TGAATAAGCGAGGCCACAAAGAAAACTGAAGAAAGGAGAGCTACTGTAATGAGGTTTTCCGAATCGAGCTTTTTAAGACCAATAGTTGTGCCGATGGCGGTCACAGTTATTCCTACAGCAAGGACGGGAAGGGATAGAACTCCTTCAGATATGTGCATGGCTCACGATCCTCTTTATTATTGGGCAAGAAATTTCGGGCTTATTTTATGTTTTTAGGTGCATGTGTGCATACTTTTTCTAGAAATATAGCACCACCGTGTGTGTGTCAAGAACTCAGCATAAACTTTGCTATTGAAATTTTAAGGTTGTTACTTTTTTGTGATCTATTTTTTTTATATGTTTTTTGATCACAGAATGATTTTTCCTAATTTTATCTGCTGCATGCAGTTTTTAGAAAATATTTAGATATTGGTGTATTTGTTGCAAAGCTAGGTGGAGGAGGAAAAATATGCACAAAATGCGATTGTCTGAAAAAGTCATTCCTGTTCTGTTTGATGTTGTTGTATATGGCGGATTTGCGGCGTTCTTGTTCGCAAGCTATATAACTTTTCGAACTCTTGTGGAAAGATTTCCTGAACCGGCTCACAAAATCATTGGTATGCTGCAAAATTTTCTCGCATGAGTGATTGAAGTGTATGCAAAAAAATCCTCCTCAGCCCCTTCGGTTGAGTGAGGATTTTTTTATATGGGTATTTAGAAGTATAATTTTTTTAGTTTTCGATTAGGATTGACTTAAGCTGTATAAATATTATTTATTATGTAAATGAAAATGAGTTTCTATATCAGCGGGAGATGTTATGCAGGATATATTAGTGTTTGTAGTTATAGCAGTAGCGGCTTTGTACTTGGGAATTAAATGGTTCAGGAAAGGGGGGGCGGGATGCGGCTGCGGGTGTGATTGCGGCGGTGCAAATAAAACTTCTAAGGGAGATTGTTCCGGTCCTGATGAATCTCAGATTGGAGATCTTAGAAAGAAGAAGTAAATATGGAGCGATAAGTTAACGACTTGTTGTCTATTTCATATTTTTTTAAAATTACAATTTTGATTGTTCACCCGCATTTAATAGAAAAGCCACTCTGTTTAGGGTGACTTTTCTATTAAATGAACTATTAGTGTAATGTTTTGTGTCGTAACGGAATTAAGCTTTAAAAAATAATTTTGAGCATAATGGATATTAAGACGCTCAATACGTCTTTTTGCAGATTAAAATTGATTAAAATTAATCAATGCGTAGTCATGTATAATTTAAGAGACAAAATTGTAAAAAAGCAACTTTTCTTGCGTAAATTTCTTCTTTATTGATTGGTAATCCTGTGCTTAATCTTACGATGTCAGTGTAAATTTAGCTTTTGATTGCGAAACGCGTAATTTATGATTATTTTGCATTATAATGACATAATTTTTTTATAACAAAGTTTTTTCCTATAAAATCAGATAGTTAGTTATCTAAATACCTTTTCCATTATTATTTATTGTTTGTTATAGAAGTTTCCTTTTCAGTTTGCTGTCCAAAACGGGCACTAATTTTTTTTATGCTGCGGTTTCTTGCTGAATTTGTAATTGAATTATGCTACTTGATGTTCACTTTCAGCTTGTCATAATGTCATGTGATATTCCTACATGGCGAATATGTTCTCATAAATAACTGGTTTCCTTTAGAAAGATATGTTTAACAAGAATGTTTAAACGTAGGCTGTCGAGTCTGCGGTGAATCACTCATTCACATACCAAGGGAGGGGAAGTGGCCAAGAAGAAAATTAGGTTCATGTGTACTGCCTTCCGTGACGGTTTTCAGTCCGTTTACGGTGCCCGAGTCAAAACCGATGATTTCCTGCCTGCAGTTGAAGCTGCAAGAGACGCAGGTATAAATTGGTTTGAAGCAGGCGGAGGAGCACGGTTCCAGGCTCTTTATTTTTATTCCAATGAAGATGCATTTGATATGATGGACAGATTCAGGGCGACTGCCGGACCTGACGCAGATTTACAAACTTTGGCTCGCGGAGTTAACGTTGTAGGTCTTGAATCTCAATCCAGTGATGTTATCAAGGCTCATGCTGATCTTTTTGCCAAACATGGTATTACCACCATCCGAAATTTTGACGCTCTTAATGATGTTAACAACCTGATCTATAGCGGGCAGTGCATTGCAAATGCCGGTCTGAAACATCAGGTAGTCGTTACAATGATGGAGCTGCCTCCCGGATGTTCGGGCGCCCATGATGCCGCATTCTACGAAAGTACTCTTCGTCAGATTTTGGATGCAGATATTCCTTTTGATTCAGTCTGTTTCAAAGATGCTTCCGGAACGTCTACCCCTGCTAAAGTTTTTGAGACCATCAAGCGCGCTCGCAAGATGCTTCCCGCAGATGTAATGCTCAATTTTCATACTCATGAAACAGCCGGAATCGGCGGTCTTTGTTATAAATCTGCTATTGAAGCAGGAGCTGATGCGATTGATTTGTCAATGGCTCCAGCATCCGGCGGAACCTGTCAGACTGATATCGTCACCATGTGGCATATCCTGCGCGGAACAGATTATACCCTCGATATAGATATAGATAAAATTATTGTTGCTGAAGATGTCTTCCGTGACTGCATGAAGGATTACTTCCTGCCGCCCGAAGCAACTCAGGTCGACCCTATGATTCCTTTCAGCCCGATGCCCGGTGGAGCGCTGACTGCGAATACTCAGATGCTCAGAGATAACGGTCTGATGGATCGCTACCCTGAAATCATCCGTGCCATGAGTGAAGTTGTCCGCAAAGGTGGATTCGG comes from the Maridesulfovibrio ferrireducens genome and includes:
- a CDS encoding biotin/lipoyl-containing protein → MAKKKIRFMCTAFRDGFQSVYGARVKTDDFLPAVEAARDAGINWFEAGGGARFQALYFYSNEDAFDMMDRFRATAGPDADLQTLARGVNVVGLESQSSDVIKAHADLFAKHGITTIRNFDALNDVNNLIYSGQCIANAGLKHQVVVTMMELPPGCSGAHDAAFYESTLRQILDADIPFDSVCFKDASGTSTPAKVFETIKRARKMLPADVMLNFHTHETAGIGGLCYKSAIEAGADAIDLSMAPASGGTCQTDIVTMWHILRGTDYTLDIDIDKIIVAEDVFRDCMKDYFLPPEATQVDPMIPFSPMPGGALTANTQMLRDNGLMDRYPEIIRAMSEVVRKGGFGTSVTPVSQFYFQQAFNNVMFGPWEKFADGYGKMVLGYFGKTPVAPDAEIVKRASEQMGLEPTTKSPIELNDADPEKGLAPARKRLEEEGLPVTDENVFIVATCKDKGITYLKGDARVGVRYKKDVEAEQVAKLTGKTASASGSGSGTVDVSVNGLSYTVTVDGDTATLNGKSFRIGSGDGTSAAAASGAPVGGVTEPIAAPMPGLIVRLAVNPGTVVQEGQTLLIMEAMKMEMEVKAHRPGTLVSFAVTAGDQVQQGQPLAQMTI
- a CDS encoding FeoB-associated Cys-rich membrane protein, with translation MQDILVFVVIAVAALYLGIKWFRKGGAGCGCGCDCGGANKTSKGDCSGPDESQIGDLRKKK